From one Sardina pilchardus chromosome 6, fSarPil1.1, whole genome shotgun sequence genomic stretch:
- the LOC134082587 gene encoding membrane-spanning 4-domains subfamily A member 4A-like isoform X4 produces the protein MTGMVIFMLGIVSAFVGMVSSYFGIMIWGAIIYITAGSLTVKASKQLNRCLVNASLGMNIVSTTTAGLAIILHTFDFIVPMYPHFSCRDHDHYTCQANKKMCLVSIQNSSVWGMTGVLLVLSVLQFSVSLSVSAFACEATCSNTEQVIYISSQVPPSIPSSHRPTLPVNTSETPFYPTSVGPPAHLSRADDWRNGKPEDPPPEYTATRN, from the exons ATGACAGGCATGGTCATATTCATGCTCGGCATTGTATCGGCATTCGTTGGGATGGTGTCCTCATACTTTGGTATCATGATCTGGGGAGCCATTATT TACATCACAGCTGGTTCACTCACTGTGAAAGCTTCTAAGCAGCTTAATCGGTGTTTG GTCAACGCATCACTGGGGATGAATATTGTCAGCACAACAACTGCAGGACTGGCCATAATTCTACACACCTTTGATTTCATTGTCCCAATGTACCCACATTTCAGCTGCCGTGATCATGATCATTATACTTgccaagcaaacaaaaaaatgtgtttggtCAGTATACAAAAT AGCAGCGTATGGGGCATGACTGGTGTGCTGCTAGTGTTGTCTGTTCTGCAGTTCAGTGTCTCCTTATCTGTATCAGCATTTGCCTGTGAAGCTACCTGTTCTAACACTGAG CAGGTGATATATATTTCAAGCCAAGTGCCACCCTCTATTCCCTCTTCCCACCGGCCAACACTGCCAGTAAACACCTCTGAG acACCTTTCTACCCAACCAGTGTGGGGCCTCCAGCTCACCTCAGCCGTGCTGATGACTGGAGGAATGGCAAACCTGAAGATCCACCCCCAGAATACACAGCTACTCGAAACTAG
- the LOC134082586 gene encoding ankyrin repeat domain-containing protein 34A, with the protein MGDGGPLHIEGNALLKAVFQGKMRLTRLLLEGGAYINEGNERGETPIAAACLASYEDAQTRQKMIRYLLEKGADPNIPDKSGRTALMHACAGLAGKEVVALLLENGADPSLKDYSGSSALVHAINKGDRDTLQILLDACKAKGKEVIIITTDTSPSGTKKTKQYLNSPPSPGVVDKLSPVSCMSPSEVEIRTVNSPSTAAEEEDGGIFSFALSAALPLPSNRPPGEKRPPPRKLLKRLNSEPWGLVAPSALGGTPQEKAEGEEEKVTAALNGMSISGPGRPLLSRRHSIETHDPCLAKLIDRSCSEDCAGLCGSSWADKVQQHQILYRRNTAPESQEAAPPLPAALRGLAHPKLIRMEHYESDTHLCPESIPGSPDSGRMSVERRKYNASPLSLLASSSRESLESIPNSVSPITMRRRQPGLLERRGSGTLLLDHISQTRPGFLPPLNVNPQRPIPDIRTNGKATSPVHSGSKILLPVAPASPKRGHEFKVKKKLMRRHSMQTEQMKQLSTFQEILSEKVIEFSGD; encoded by the coding sequence ATGGGGGACGGAGGGCCTCTGCACATTGAGGGCAACGCCTTGCTCAAGGCCGTGTTCCAAGGCAAGATGCGGCTGACTCGCTTGCTGCTGGAGGGCGGAGCCTACATCAACGAGGGCAACGAGCGAGGAGAGACGCCGATCGCCGCCGCCTGCTTGGCCAGCTACGAGGACGCCCAGACTCGGCAAAAGATGATCCGCTACCTCCTGGAGAAAGGGGCCGACCCGAACATCCCCGACAAATCTGGTCGAACCGCTCTCATGCACGCCTGCGCAGGCCTGGCGGGGAAGGAGGTGGTTGCTTTGCTCTTGGAAAACGGGGCAGACCCGAGCCTGAAGGACTACTCGGGTTCATCCGCGTTGGTCCACGCCATCAACAAGGGTGACCGGGACACCCTGCAGATCCTGCTGGACGCTTGCAAGGCCAAGGGCAAAGaggtcatcatcatcaccaccgaCACGTCCCCCTCAGGCACCAAGAAGACGAAACAGTACCTCAACTCGCCGCCCTCGCCGGGCGTCGTGGACAAGCTCTCGCCCGTGTCCTGCATGTCTCCGTCGGAGGTCGAGATCCGCACGGTGAACTCACCCTcgacggcggcggaggaggaggacggcggCATCTTCAGCTTCGCGCTGTCTGCCGCTCTACCGTTGCCTTCCAACCGGCCGCCGGGCGAGAAGAGACCCCCGCCGCGCAAACTCCTGAAGAGGCTCAACTCCGAGCCCTGGGGGCTGGTGGCGCCCTCGGCCCTCGGCGGCACCCCGCAGGAGAAAGCCGAGGGGGAAGAAGAGAAGGTGACCGCGGCGCTGAACGGCATGTCCATCTCGGGTCCGGGGCGACCCCTGCTGTCTCGACGGCACAGCATTGAGACGCACGACCCGTGCTTGGCGAAGCTCATCGACCGCTCGTGCTCGGAGGACTGCGCCGGCCTCTGCGGCTCGTCCTGGGCGGACAAGGTCCAGCAGCACCAGATACTGTACCGGAGGAACACTGCTCCCGAGTCCCAGGAGGCCGCCCCTCCGCTCCCGGCGGCCCTGCGCGGGCTGGCCCACCCCAAACTCATACGCATGGAGCACTACGAATCGGACACGCATTTGTGTCCGGAGTCCATCCCGGGTTCGCCGGACTCCGGGCGGATGTCCGTGGAACGGCGCAAGTACAACGCCTCGCCGCTCTCCCTGTTGGCCAGCTCGTCCAGGGAGTCTCTGGAGAGCATTCCCAACTCCGTGTCCCCGATCACCATGCGGCGTCGGCAGCCGGGGCTCCTGGAGCGCAGGGGGTCAGGCACGCTCCTCCTGGACCACATCTCCCAGACCCGGCCGGGCTTCCTGCCCCCTCTCAACGTGAACCCCCAGCGCCCCATTCCCGACATCCGCACAAACGGCAAAGCCACCTCCCCCGTCCACTCGGGGAGCAAGATCCTGCTGCCCGTGGCGCCGGCTTCACCCAAACGAGGCCATGAGTTTAAGGTGAAGAAAAAGCTGATGAGAAGGCACTCCATGCAGACTGAGCAAATGAAACAGCTCTCAACTTTCCAAGAAATTCTGTCAGAGAAGGTGATTGAGTTTAGTGGGGACTAA
- the polr3glb gene encoding RNA polymerase III subunit GL b produces MTGRGRGRGRGQMSFNMEVVGIGKGENLPPATLQPTPLFPPMEHKPVPLVVSEEAEYMLALKQEFRGAMKTLPFYIKPAAPKKDVERYSDKYQCSEATDNPSEWDPDWRRLPKELRTRTKRLQKEKNNATSKQTVHPRISKEEIIQKLETLEKTEEVHSSDEEEGEKKKQEEEEQDGEEEYNEEEFEEETDYIMSYFDNGEEFAGDSDDNMDEAIY; encoded by the exons ATGACCGGACGAGGGCGCGGCAGAGGGCGGGGTCAAATGAGTTTCAACATGGAAGTGGTCGGTATCGGGAAAGGAGAGAATCTACCCCCGGCCACCCTCCAGCCGACTCCACTGTTTCCT CCTATGGAGCACAAACCGGTGCCCTTAGTGGTGAGTGAGGAGGCAGAGTACATGCTGGCCCTGAAGCAGGAGTTTAGGGGGGCCATGAAGACCTTGCCCTTCTACATCAAACCAGCCGCACCAAAGAAAG ACGTGGAGCGCTACTCTGACAAGTACCAGTGCAGCGAGGCGACTGATAACCCCTCTGAATGGGATCCAG aCTGGAGGCGGCTGCCGAAAGAGCTACGCACCCGAACAAAAAGACTCCAGAAAGAGA AAAATAACGCCACATCCAAACAAACCGTCCACCCTCGAATAAGCAAAGAGGAGATTATCCAGAAATTAGAG ACTCTGGAAAAAACAGAGGAGGTGCACAGCTCAGacgaggaagagggagagaagaagaaacaagaggaagaggagcaggacgGTGAAGAGGAATACAACGAGGAAGAATTTGAGGAG GAGACAGACTACATCATGTCCTACTTCGACAACGGAGAGGAGTTTGCGGGAGACAGCGATGACAACATGGACGAGGCCATTTACTGA